The region taacagcGCTCCgtcacttaatacatttaacattaacattagtaaactaattagataattgcagccgcatttcctaattaatacaaaacgtactagcggatcagctctcgTCGCCGATGTTACTTGTTCTTCGCGGTTCCacttgggaccacaaccagagccccgacccgcagcacctcaacgtgaaaatacaaaagaccaatgcaacaaataccacactggccgatctgatgagcaaaaatattgcttaaacgtaagagtagcaagagaggatgtctgctccagagtTGGGTAGAGTAaccaaacattgtcctcaagtaagagtactgttacttgacaataatgtgactcaagtaaaagtaatcctacaaaaaagtacacagtcaaattattactcaagtactgagtacttcatattattatttttttaccagcgcatgaacatcaaaaaaaaaaaagtgaatgtacaaattctgatgttgctgtgtgtgtatgcacagtcaaaaccacaaaaaaaataaaaaacaataaaaaaattactgtaCTGTGGTTTCTCAATTTATAAGTGaactgaaatatccacgtttgggcagacagtgccagaaaaatacttcaatacatgcaagctgttgtttttgttcgtgaaaatgtaaacaagagtaacgcgccgttgccttcatggtaactaCGACTTTCCCAAAATGGCCGGCACATACGCACGACAATCAGCAGGGTAGGCTTATCTAGTGTGAATACCTATGTCTGGGAAGCACAATGGATGTtatgtgaggtcatgtgactttcttgtgtcgtttgattggtgagctAGACtcaaacgtcactagcgcttaaattggattggcgcaaacagtgcccgatgcggaagtcggagtctcgcgcacaaaatagttgattaagcaataattgaaaaataaaagtagcgagcgacatttagatcattgcaACGGAGTAAAGGTACTGTGActtattaacagcagaagcggcggattttttctggtctcgtcaactcctgtgactttgAGCGcccaggcggaacctcaggccgcatattagtccaccacagagtaatattcacaattacatctgtgtgttgatggtggatctgtggaatggatctagctgcctgcgttcaaggagtacgaaataCCGAAATACCATGTCAGCGACGTTTTGCATGTAcgagtcatacgtacccctgtcatattagaATAACAGtttaggctacaccttttttataaccactaggtggcggtggcatactagaatgaaagtgtacacctttctgataacctctaggtggcggtggcatattggaatgaaactgTACAGCTTTTTATatccatacatttataaaatatgaaagtgtttttcattttcccctataccaatatataatgtacagatttttttttgggggggggtgcatattatacacgagaaattatggtaattaGGACAAGAAtgataaaaaatggatgaacaTCTGCACTTGCATTTTTGTGTCTAACTGTTTGCTTGGCTTTGTTTGGGGAAATTATTCCTCTTAAGGGtacatgacagaaaaaaattggacAACCACTGCATTAGACAGACCACAAAACAGAATAATGTTTACCTGTATTTTGGGACAGTGCCTCATTTTCTCCTCCTGGGGAATCGTATTTGTGACTACAACTGCTTCAAAGCAGGCATTATTGATGCGAGAGATCGCAGGCCCAGAGAAGATGCCGTGGGTCAGGATGGCGTACACTTTTGTGGCACCGGCAGAAatcagccttaaaaaaaaaacaggtagttATCGAAAGCCAATTTGTGACTCAAGTCTCCCACCTCTGGCTTGtggtcctcactagtaagacaactcAGCACACCAATAGAACAACAAGGGTGTAATCGTAGAATTACTGTGTCTTACTTGTAAAGTATTTTGCCACGACTAGTACCCTAGGTGTTTGAACAACGcattgaattgtcttactagtgaggagacagagcatactagtacatggactttAAACTGAATATCACGgctatcgaataaatgctcaaatggcttttcaCAGGCGGTCAGACACTATCAGATGAATAGCTATCATGCATGGTGCTTACTTGTCGGCAGCGTGGCAGATGGTACCACAGGTGTCCGCCATGTCATCGACTAGGATAGCAACACGAGCAGTCACGTCCCCGACAAGAACCATGCGGTCAACCTCGTTTGCCTTTTTCCGCTCTTTATGAATGAGAGCAAAGTCCACATTTAACCTGTCAGCGATCGAGGTGACCCTGTAAAGAGATTAGAAAGTAGCTGAATTACAGCTAATGTGCAgagtaggcctgtcacgataattttttaaagatatatatttccccaaaactatcataTTTGATGtatgtattgttgtttttactgcCACTAATGTGACATTAGAGCATAACACcaaagcataataattcaagataaataaaaatataaataaaactgactctgttcacaaaaattgcacttgaacaaatataaaaattttggcacagaggtatatAGAGAAAGAGAGAGTCTTTAATACCCTAACAGGCAATATACTcacaatcaagtttccagttggttaagaaaatgCCAGGCAAAAACATTAATAACAGCACCACAAGCAaatcaaagcaacctgttttaCATCGAGACTCGTACTGCCAATCAAAAATCTGCAGCATTTCTTTACAAGCTGGTTTCTCAACATGTTGAATGGCTGAATCTCTTTCGCAAAAAGCGAATAattctatactgtatatgtgagcGTGTGCCATATACGCTGTCACGTTtatatgtatgtgtttgttGGCGAAGCCTTCCTTAATTGCAAGCTGacgaaaaatggaaaatgtccgactgtgtttttgttcccagctgaagaaactGGATCggatggttgttttaaatatattttgtcacTGTGAGGTttatgttgtgttgatgttgttgcgacttcatacaaattcaacATACCAGCTCGTTTTCGTTGATGTTAGCGGGATCGCCATTCGTCGCGTTCATCTGgattgaatccaaaatgttcccacaacATCGCTGTGGCATTAGACTTTGGAAGtaattggatttacattgcTCAACTTTCTGTAATTGTGCAGTAATCGGCTAGCCATTGGAAAACTTAGCGTCAAGTAAGCCAATTCTTTCTTTCACTCTACTTCAACGGCTCCGCACAcacgcctgtgtgtgtgtgtcacctccCACAGCAGTGAACATCTTAAATGACAGGAGAGGTGAACAAGTAGCGCGACTGAATGTCGATGACGTATGTAAAAAGACGCACATGTAAATGCctatttatcgagtccggaaaaaccatcgtgtccattttatttatcgaacgacAATGCGATATAGTTATTAACCTGACAGGCCTAGTGCAGAGCAAAGAGAATATTATTGCTCAAATAAATTTGACCATCTCAGACAAAGTTTTAACTGAAGTAGAAATTATAGAGGTTAAATGACAAGATTGTAGTGCTAATGGCCTCAGTTGACCTCTTTGCTCCTCCAGCATCCGGTGAGACAATGGTACAGTTCTTCCACTCAGGTATGTTTTCTTTAATCCATTTTAACACAGCGGGCTCTGCGTAGAGGTTGTCAACTGGGATGTCAAAGAATCCCTGAAAAGACAATGGCAGTTCATTATCATACTGGGAATAGGTGAAAATTCTGTCTGGGGAACATTGATGTAAATCTTAGACCCGGTAAGTACATGCAGACAATTGGCCTGTTTAGGTGTCGATTTTGCTCCTTCCCAACCAAGCACGCCAAATACCAGACAATCTTAAGTCTGATAAGATGATCCTAGAAGATTGTCCTCAGGTCtaatgtgtgttaagagtggattcgtcCTGATTTTACGGTCCATAACAGGTCGGGGTCGACAATCATAAAaaatgaacgtgttcaatatttactaGGCTTTACATTTACAGGATACTTtacaggatttttggggccgatcaccgagtgaaaaaaaaataacgacaaccaatcaccgatccgatgacaagatggagcaatgtgtctatttcaatgacttggtcatttaatgtatatacttgtgtactacgtatcttcaaaaatatcttgtcaggtcatgtattctaatcagtcaggtcaaaccaacattacaagatgacagaaataatgggtgctaacttactgtaattaaagtacttcacacacaccaaaactctagagcatgattcgacagaacaccgGTACAACCGTTAAtgttagcactagcttgctaggctacattacgttttgttgcctgcttgcgagccgtatcgtattaaaagtacatgaacatacctcaaaagcaagccttgaattaaagtcctctcccgagcaccggtgaccaccatcacacatttttccccattttgttcttacaatacacacgacgcgatcgattgttgttgttgtggcccTGGTCACGAGTGTATCTggttgcgtttgagttgacaagataaagcccagtgatggatgcggtggtatcggaatacaagattttatcgtagtagtctgacatagtgcaatcgtgacagaccaaatttgtcttgtagtctgatccatgcattacgtgttgtcaGTCTCACAACGccgacattttattttatttttttacaaataaaaaataaatattggctgtcaaatatttacagtactacatcaaaagacacac is a window of Phycodurus eques isolate BA_2022a chromosome 9, UOR_Pequ_1.1, whole genome shotgun sequence DNA encoding:
- the prps1b gene encoding ribose-phosphate pyrophosphokinase 1 isoform X3 is translated as MVLVGDVTARVAILVDDMADTCGTICHAADKLISAGATKVYAILTHGIFSGPAISRINNACFEAVVVTNTIPQEEKMRHCPKIQVIDISMILAEAIRRTHNGESVSYLFSHVPL